In a single window of the Pontibacter russatus genome:
- a CDS encoding IscS subfamily cysteine desulfurase: MLTLPIYLDNNATTPLDPRVLDAMLPYMTKMFGNAASRNHAFGWQAEEAVDYARDQIAALINCSPKEIIFTSGATESDNLAIKGVYEMYASKGNHIITATTEHKAVLDTCKHIEKIGGKVTYLPVNREGLIDLNELENAITDKTILISIMYANNEVGVIQPVREISAIAKKHGILFFTDATQAVGKIPVDVEADGIDLMAFSAHKMYGPKGVGALYVRRRNPRVKVTAQMDGGGHERGMRSGTLNVPGIVGLGKAAELAKQDMASDTARISAMRDRLERELTTIEESYVNGSREHRLPHVSNISFKYVEGEGLMMGVKDLAVSSGSACTSASLEPSYVLKALGLSDDLAHSSLRFGLSRFTTDEEIDFAINHVKEAVAKLRELSPLWEMFKEGIDLDSIEWAEH; the protein is encoded by the coding sequence ATGCTAACACTTCCCATATACCTGGATAACAATGCCACTACGCCGCTAGACCCGCGTGTGCTGGATGCCATGCTGCCTTACATGACCAAAATGTTTGGCAACGCGGCTTCCCGCAACCACGCGTTCGGCTGGCAGGCGGAAGAGGCTGTTGATTATGCCCGCGACCAGATCGCTGCGCTTATCAACTGTTCTCCAAAAGAAATCATCTTCACCTCGGGTGCCACTGAGTCAGACAACCTGGCCATCAAAGGGGTGTATGAAATGTACGCCTCCAAGGGCAACCATATCATTACGGCTACCACCGAGCACAAGGCCGTGCTGGACACCTGCAAGCACATCGAGAAAATCGGCGGCAAGGTAACGTACCTGCCGGTAAACAGGGAAGGCCTGATTGACCTGAACGAGTTGGAGAACGCGATTACCGATAAAACGATCCTAATCTCCATCATGTACGCCAACAACGAAGTCGGCGTGATTCAGCCCGTGCGCGAGATTTCTGCCATTGCCAAAAAGCACGGCATCCTGTTCTTTACGGATGCGACGCAGGCGGTAGGCAAAATTCCGGTGGACGTGGAGGCGGACGGCATCGACCTGATGGCTTTCTCGGCCCATAAAATGTACGGCCCGAAAGGCGTTGGTGCTTTGTATGTGCGCCGCCGAAACCCGCGTGTGAAGGTAACAGCCCAGATGGATGGCGGTGGCCACGAGCGCGGCATGCGTTCCGGTACCCTGAACGTGCCGGGCATTGTGGGCCTCGGCAAGGCTGCCGAACTGGCAAAGCAGGACATGGCCTCCGACACGGCCCGTATCTCCGCCATGCGTGACCGGCTGGAGCGCGAGCTGACCACGATTGAGGAATCATATGTGAACGGTTCGCGCGAGCACCGTTTGCCGCACGTCTCCAACATCTCCTTCAAATATGTGGAAGGGGAAGGACTGATGATGGGTGTGAAGGACCTGGCAGTTTCTTCCGGTTCCGCCTGTACGTCAGCTTCTCTGGAGCCGTCTTATGTACTGAAGGCACTGGGCCTGAGCGATGACCTGGCGCACTCCTCTCTGCGTTTCGGCCTGAGTCGCTTCACGACAGACGAGGAGATTGACTTCGCCATCAACCATGTAAAAGAGGCAGTTGCCAAGCTCCGTGAACTATCCCCGCTTTGGGAGATGTTTAAGGAGGGTATCGACCTCGACTCTATTGAGTGGGCAGAACACTGA
- a CDS encoding PadR family transcriptional regulator: protein MKVENTQVQMRKGILEFCILEIISRGEVYASDMLEELTAARMIVVEGTLYPLLTRLKNASLLDYNWVESTSGPPRKYYTLTETGREFLEQLRLTWSDLVASTEYIILNKKAQQL, encoded by the coding sequence ATGAAAGTAGAAAACACACAAGTGCAGATGCGGAAGGGAATTCTGGAGTTCTGCATCCTTGAGATTATCTCTCGTGGTGAAGTATATGCGTCAGATATGCTGGAGGAGCTGACAGCGGCCAGAATGATCGTTGTGGAGGGTACGCTCTACCCCCTGCTCACCCGCCTCAAAAACGCGTCGCTTCTCGACTATAACTGGGTGGAGTCCACTTCCGGGCCGCCCCGCAAATACTACACCCTTACCGAAACCGGACGCGAATTCTTAGAGCAGCTTCGCCTGACCTGGTCTGACTTAGTTGCCTCCACCGAATACATTATCCTTAACAAGAAAGCGCAGCAATTATGA
- a CDS encoding PspC domain-containing protein: MKKNISINLQSIIFHIEEDGYEQLSRYLASIRTYFSNYEGHEEIVADIEARIAEIFSARLSPGKQVISLEDVEYLMARMGNVTDFEVLDPEEEERPNPQPGQAAPEPEAEYSTYTTTGPRRLFRDVNRKVISGVSAGIANYLNVDPLWIRLFFVLFVLLGLLSAGISAAMGVVLYAVLWIAMPENAQLPETTARKLFRDPDDKKLAGVASGIAKYFGIDITAVRILFMLSIFLGGFGVIAYIVLWVAMPEAVTLTERMQMQGDPVTLAGIEKTLKDNLNMKDSNGRESTLAKVILLPVRLVSQIFNWLGRVLGPVLAFLITLIRVGAGIILLVVSIGLTIALFSTFFVSLGLVDDPQYIFPNDFPASVLLGGFPRLGLVAGFFAGLIPLLFLIILAVSLLAKRIFLRPIVGWSMFGVWLVSLFTMAATIGVYSANFRRTGEVVTSKTIPVSGYGTLTLDAYNTSLDYDNIYFDVRAHNSNDVEVVQRAEAKGRTEEEAKRNARMITYRVVQQDSVIRFDNSYEFKENARFRDQDLSITLMLPQNKPLRLTREFTYLLPDAAFAQNYDVDKIVRNTWQANGSQLECLTCAADTLDTDETETAGYDAGSDIDNIRGSVLLDESAYSDNVQTFDFSDFDEVTVSGPYHVQLKQGDSYSVRVRAEDRELRRMKVEKLGQELRIGFTEKNIELFDDREPVLIQIVSPNYREIDLGGAIKADIGRINTDALRLNLAGAIKSTAELDVRDLKVDIAGACISKFTGRAENFELDVTGAGVVDAENLEASSVDADVTGASAAEVYATNTLRAQASGASRITYKGNPTDTTIDSSGPSSVKRR; this comes from the coding sequence ATGAAAAAGAACATAAGCATCAACTTGCAAAGCATCATCTTCCATATAGAAGAGGATGGCTACGAGCAGCTCAGCAGATACCTTGCCTCCATCAGAACTTATTTCTCCAACTATGAGGGACATGAGGAAATCGTGGCCGACATCGAGGCACGCATCGCCGAGATCTTCTCCGCAAGGCTCTCCCCCGGCAAGCAGGTAATCTCTTTGGAGGATGTGGAGTACCTGATGGCGCGGATGGGCAATGTGACGGACTTTGAGGTGCTGGACCCGGAGGAAGAGGAGCGCCCTAACCCACAGCCGGGACAGGCTGCGCCCGAGCCCGAAGCTGAGTATAGCACCTATACCACCACCGGGCCCAGAAGGCTGTTCCGCGACGTGAACCGAAAGGTCATCTCAGGGGTTTCGGCGGGTATCGCCAACTACCTGAACGTGGACCCGCTGTGGATCAGGCTGTTCTTCGTGCTGTTTGTGCTGCTGGGCCTTTTATCGGCGGGCATATCGGCTGCGATGGGCGTGGTGCTGTATGCGGTGCTGTGGATAGCGATGCCGGAGAACGCCCAACTGCCGGAAACCACCGCCCGGAAGCTGTTCCGCGACCCCGACGACAAAAAACTGGCCGGGGTGGCGAGCGGCATCGCCAAGTATTTCGGCATCGACATCACGGCTGTCCGCATCCTGTTCATGCTCTCCATCTTCCTGGGAGGCTTCGGCGTGATTGCCTATATCGTGCTTTGGGTGGCCATGCCCGAAGCCGTTACCCTGACCGAGCGCATGCAGATGCAGGGCGACCCGGTGACGCTGGCCGGCATTGAGAAAACGCTGAAAGACAACCTGAACATGAAGGACAGCAACGGCCGGGAAAGCACCTTGGCTAAAGTTATCCTGCTGCCCGTGCGGTTGGTGTCCCAGATCTTTAACTGGCTGGGCAGGGTGCTGGGGCCTGTCCTCGCTTTCCTGATCACGCTCATACGGGTAGGGGCTGGCATCATCCTGCTGGTGGTGTCCATCGGCCTCACCATTGCCCTCTTCTCCACGTTTTTTGTTTCCCTTGGCCTTGTTGACGACCCCCAATATATCTTTCCTAATGATTTTCCGGCCTCCGTGCTTCTCGGGGGCTTTCCCCGGCTCGGACTGGTTGCAGGTTTTTTTGCAGGTCTGATTCCCCTTCTGTTCCTCATCATCCTGGCGGTGAGCCTGCTGGCCAAGCGCATCTTCCTGCGTCCGATTGTGGGGTGGTCGATGTTCGGGGTGTGGCTGGTGAGCCTTTTCACCATGGCGGCCACCATCGGCGTCTACAGCGCGAATTTCCGCCGAACCGGCGAGGTAGTTACTTCTAAGACTATCCCGGTGTCCGGCTACGGCACCCTGACGCTGGACGCTTACAACACCAGCCTGGACTATGATAACATCTACTTCGACGTGCGCGCCCACAACAGCAATGACGTAGAGGTTGTTCAGCGCGCTGAGGCAAAGGGAAGAACGGAGGAGGAGGCAAAGCGCAACGCCCGCATGATCACCTACCGCGTGGTGCAGCAGGACTCTGTTATCCGCTTCGACAACAGCTACGAGTTTAAGGAGAACGCCCGGTTCCGGGACCAGGACCTCAGCATCACGCTGATGCTGCCACAAAACAAGCCGCTGCGCCTGACCCGTGAGTTTACGTACCTGCTGCCGGACGCCGCCTTCGCCCAGAACTACGATGTGGACAAAATCGTGCGCAACACCTGGCAGGCGAACGGCAGCCAGCTGGAGTGCCTGACCTGCGCCGCCGACACGCTGGACACTGATGAGACCGAAACAGCAGGGTATGATGCAGGCAGTGACATCGACAACATCAGGGGCAGTGTGCTGCTTGACGAGAGCGCATACAGCGACAATGTCCAGACGTTCGACTTCAGCGACTTTGATGAGGTGACGGTTAGCGGTCCCTACCATGTGCAGCTGAAACAGGGCGACAGCTACAGCGTGCGCGTGCGGGCCGAGGACAGGGAACTGCGGCGCATGAAGGTGGAGAAGCTTGGACAGGAACTGCGCATCGGCTTCACCGAAAAGAACATCGAGCTTTTTGATGACAGGGAGCCGGTGCTGATTCAGATTGTGTCTCCCAACTACCGCGAAATCGACTTGGGTGGGGCCATAAAGGCAGATATAGGAAGGATTAACACCGATGCGCTGCGGCTGAACCTGGCGGGGGCCATTAAATCAACCGCTGAGCTGGATGTGCGTGACCTGAAAGTGGACATAGCCGGGGCCTGCATCAGCAAGTTCACAGGCCGCGCCGAGAACTTTGAGCTGGACGTGACGGGAGCAGGCGTTGTGGATGCCGAGAACCTGGAGGCAAGCTCCGTAGACGCGGACGTGACCGGCGCCAGTGCGGCTGAGGTATATGCCACCAACACACTGCGCGCCCAGGCATCCGGCGCCAGCCGCATCACCTACAAAGGCAACCCTACCGACACCACCATCGACAGCAGCGGGCCAAGCAGCGTAAAGCGCCGCTAA
- a CDS encoding CCA tRNA nucleotidyltransferase, producing MDKVELPEHPIFQVIAGAAAELDTDAYVIGGFVRDLILKRPSKDIDIVCVGDGIAMAAMVAQKLPHRPKVAVFKNFGTAMLRADEWEVEFVGARKESYREHSRKPEVAQGTLDDDLKRRDFTINALGISLNKQNYGELIDEFGGVKDMKRKLIRTPLEPGITFSDDPLRMMRAIRFASQLGFDIDPDTFDAIADNRERIRIVSQERITDELNKIILSPTPSYGFKLLFVSGLLQLIFPKMTELQGVETINGNSHKDNFYHTLQVLDNVAEVSDDLWLRWAAIMHDIAKPDTKRYSPKVGWTFHGHEDRGARMVPKLFKDLKLPLNEHMKFVQKLVRLHLRPIALVKETVTDSALRRLLFEAGDDVEALMALCRADITSKNDTKVKRYLQNFDKVEKRLVEVEESDKLRNFQPVITGEVIMETFGLKPSKTVGELKEALTEAILEGKVRNEFDEAFAFLLAKGEERGLRQEHSNN from the coding sequence ATGGATAAAGTAGAACTACCGGAACACCCCATATTTCAGGTCATAGCCGGGGCCGCCGCTGAGTTAGACACCGATGCCTATGTTATCGGGGGCTTTGTGCGCGATCTTATATTGAAGCGGCCCTCCAAGGATATAGACATCGTGTGTGTGGGCGACGGCATTGCGATGGCAGCCATGGTGGCGCAAAAACTGCCGCACAGGCCCAAGGTGGCCGTGTTCAAAAATTTCGGGACCGCCATGCTGCGCGCCGATGAGTGGGAGGTGGAGTTTGTGGGGGCGCGCAAGGAGTCGTACCGGGAGCACTCGCGGAAGCCAGAGGTGGCGCAGGGCACACTGGACGACGACCTGAAACGCCGCGACTTCACCATCAATGCCCTGGGCATCAGCCTGAACAAGCAGAATTATGGGGAACTGATTGACGAATTCGGTGGGGTGAAGGATATGAAGCGCAAACTCATCCGGACACCGCTGGAGCCGGGCATCACCTTCTCCGACGACCCGCTGCGCATGATGCGCGCCATCCGCTTTGCCTCCCAGCTGGGCTTCGATATTGACCCGGACACGTTTGATGCCATCGCAGACAACAGGGAGCGCATCCGGATTGTGTCGCAGGAGCGCATCACGGACGAGCTGAACAAAATCATCCTCTCGCCCACGCCCTCATACGGCTTCAAACTGCTGTTCGTGTCGGGACTGCTGCAACTCATCTTCCCGAAGATGACGGAGCTGCAGGGGGTGGAAACCATCAACGGCAACTCGCACAAGGACAATTTCTACCACACCCTGCAGGTGCTCGACAATGTGGCGGAGGTGTCGGATGACCTGTGGCTGCGCTGGGCGGCCATCATGCACGACATTGCCAAACCTGACACTAAGCGCTACTCGCCCAAGGTGGGCTGGACTTTCCACGGGCATGAGGACCGGGGCGCCCGCATGGTGCCGAAGTTGTTCAAAGACCTGAAACTGCCCCTGAACGAGCACATGAAGTTTGTGCAGAAACTGGTAAGACTGCACCTGCGCCCGATTGCCCTGGTAAAGGAAACCGTGACCGACTCTGCCTTGCGCCGCCTGCTGTTTGAAGCCGGTGATGATGTGGAGGCGCTGATGGCGCTGTGCCGCGCCGACATCACCTCCAAGAATGACACGAAAGTGAAGCGCTACCTGCAGAATTTCGACAAGGTGGAGAAGCGCCTGGTGGAGGTGGAGGAGAGCGATAAACTGCGCAATTTTCAGCCGGTGATAACGGGCGAGGTGATTATGGAAACCTTCGGCCTGAAACCATCCAAAACAGTGGGAGAACTGAAAGAGGCGCTGACAGAGGCGATTCTGGAAGGGAAAGTAAGGAATGAGTTTGACGAAGCCTTCGCCTTCCTTTTAGCGAAAGGAGAGGAGAGGGGGCTTCGTCAAGAGCACTCAAACAACTAA
- the iscU gene encoding Fe-S cluster assembly scaffold IscU, whose amino-acid sequence MAYSDKVIDHYSNPRNVGTLDKSKTSVGTGLVGAPECGDVMRLQIEVDENQIITDAKFKTFGCGSAIASSSLATEWLKGKSVDEALTIDNMAIVEELALPPVKIHCSVLAEDAIKSAINDYRVKNGMPALELAKSHH is encoded by the coding sequence ATGGCTTATTCAGATAAAGTAATCGATCATTACAGCAACCCGCGCAACGTGGGTACGCTTGATAAATCCAAGACAAGTGTGGGTACCGGCCTGGTAGGAGCCCCGGAGTGCGGCGACGTGATGCGCCTCCAGATCGAAGTGGACGAGAACCAGATCATCACCGACGCCAAGTTCAAGACATTTGGATGCGGCTCGGCTATCGCTTCTTCTTCGCTGGCCACGGAGTGGCTCAAAGGCAAGTCGGTAGATGAGGCCCTGACAATCGACAACATGGCCATTGTGGAAGAACTGGCCCTGCCGCCGGTAAAGATCCACTGCTCTGTACTGGCTGAGGACGCTATCAAATCTGCTATCAACGACTACCGGGTGAAGAACGGCATGCCCGCCTTAGAACTGGCCAAGTCGCACCACTAA
- a CDS encoding HesB/IscA family protein yields MITVSDKAKEKVIKLKHDAQLDDTYRLRASVAGGGCSGLSYNLDFDDEVKPMDQEFEDKGVKVVVDMKSFLYLAGTELDFSDGLNGKGFYFNNPNATRTCGCGDSFSV; encoded by the coding sequence ATGATCACAGTTTCAGACAAAGCGAAAGAGAAAGTCATCAAGCTGAAGCATGACGCGCAGCTGGACGACACGTACCGCTTGCGCGCTTCTGTGGCGGGTGGTGGCTGCTCCGGGCTCTCCTACAACCTCGACTTCGACGACGAGGTGAAGCCGATGGACCAGGAGTTTGAGGACAAAGGCGTGAAGGTGGTCGTGGATATGAAAAGCTTCCTCTACCTGGCAGGCACAGAGCTCGACTTCTCCGACGGCCTGAACGGCAAGGGCTTCTACTTCAACAACCCGAACGCTACCCGCACCTGCGGCTGCGGCGACAGCTTCTCGGTATAA
- a CDS encoding putative type IX sorting system protein PorV2 produces the protein MIRFTFRCLLAAVLLFSWSSAMAQLSTPKYSNEFLNIGVGGRALGMGNVQAAITDDATSGYWNPAGLLRLRHRYNVSLMHSELFAGIAKNDFASFAMPLDTNSALAVSVIRLGVDDIADTRRLQNEYGYIQYDSIRFFSVADYAMLLSYARRSNLVPGLMLGATAKVIYRNVGEFANAYGFGVDVGGQLQRGNWQFGLMAKDITTTFTAWTHNVEELEEAYLQTGNDLPVNTAELTLPRVVLGVGRSFQFNEKLAALVAADLDFTFDGKRNVWLKSDVVSVDPHVGLELAYANAVFVRGGINNYQETVDFDGGTTRRLQPNFGVGVKTSGLSLDLALSRVNNSERNAVGGANTSSVIVSLAYAFDK, from the coding sequence ATGATCAGATTCACCTTTCGCTGCCTGCTGGCTGCGGTCCTGCTTTTCTCCTGGTCGTCAGCCATGGCACAGTTGTCCACCCCCAAATACAGCAACGAGTTCCTGAACATAGGCGTGGGCGGCCGGGCGCTGGGCATGGGCAACGTGCAGGCCGCCATCACGGACGACGCCACCTCCGGCTACTGGAACCCGGCGGGCCTGCTGCGCCTCCGGCACCGGTATAACGTCAGCCTGATGCACTCGGAGCTTTTCGCCGGCATTGCCAAAAACGACTTTGCCAGCTTTGCCATGCCCCTCGACACCAACAGTGCGCTCGCTGTCTCCGTCATCCGGTTGGGTGTGGACGACATCGCAGACACGCGCCGCCTGCAAAACGAGTACGGCTATATCCAGTACGACAGCATCCGCTTCTTCTCTGTGGCCGACTATGCCATGCTCCTGTCTTATGCCCGCCGCAGCAACCTCGTGCCGGGGCTGATGCTGGGCGCTACGGCAAAGGTTATATATAGAAACGTGGGGGAGTTTGCCAATGCCTATGGCTTCGGGGTGGATGTGGGGGGCCAGCTGCAGCGCGGCAACTGGCAATTCGGCCTGATGGCCAAGGATATCACCACCACCTTCACCGCCTGGACCCACAACGTGGAGGAACTGGAGGAGGCTTACCTGCAAACCGGGAACGACTTGCCGGTGAACACGGCGGAACTGACGCTGCCGCGGGTGGTGCTGGGCGTCGGGCGCTCCTTTCAGTTCAATGAGAAACTCGCAGCCCTCGTGGCCGCTGACCTGGACTTCACCTTCGACGGCAAGCGCAACGTGTGGCTCAAATCGGATGTGGTGTCAGTGGACCCGCACGTCGGGCTCGAGCTGGCCTATGCCAACGCCGTATTTGTGCGGGGCGGCATCAACAACTATCAGGAGACGGTAGACTTTGACGGCGGCACCACCAGGCGTCTGCAGCCCAACTTCGGGGTGGGCGTGAAGACCTCTGGCCTCAGCCTCGACCTTGCCCTTTCACGCGTCAACAACAGTGAGCGCAATGCCGTGGGGGGCGCCAACACCTCTTCCGTGATTGTATCCCTTGCCTACGCATTCGACAAATAG
- a CDS encoding L-threonylcarbamoyladenylate synthase — protein sequence MNPLISAVQAAEEELLLGNVILYPTDTVWGIGCDAENVAAVQKIVKLKEREASKAMILLVADQQMLLHYVQAEPADFEQLVEMQERPTTYVFPNPKNLPKEVLAEDGTVAIRVTADPFCHRLIRQLGRPIVSTSANISGAPTPRSFADVSEEIKARVDYVVPWRREETMDAKPSRIIKINPDGSREVLRD from the coding sequence ATGAACCCATTGATAAGCGCCGTGCAGGCGGCGGAGGAGGAACTGCTGCTGGGCAATGTAATACTTTACCCCACCGACACGGTCTGGGGAATCGGCTGCGACGCAGAGAACGTGGCTGCCGTGCAGAAGATCGTGAAGCTGAAAGAGCGCGAAGCTTCCAAGGCCATGATACTGCTGGTGGCCGACCAGCAGATGCTGCTCCACTATGTGCAGGCAGAGCCCGCCGACTTCGAACAGCTTGTCGAAATGCAGGAGCGGCCCACCACATACGTTTTCCCTAACCCAAAGAACTTGCCGAAGGAAGTGCTGGCGGAAGACGGCACAGTGGCGATCCGGGTAACAGCCGATCCGTTCTGCCACCGGTTGATCCGGCAATTAGGCCGCCCGATTGTCTCCACGTCGGCCAACATCAGCGGAGCGCCCACACCCCGTTCATTTGCAGATGTGTCCGAAGAAATAAAAGCGCGCGTGGATTACGTGGTGCCCTGGCGGCGGGAGGAAACGATGGATGCAAAGCCGTCCCGGATCATCAAAATTAACCCGGACGGCAGTAGGGAAGTGCTGCGCGACTGA
- a CDS encoding T9SS type A sorting domain-containing protein, translated as MNKLLTRIAHACVAAWCLNVVLFSAPAAAQVSMGRDTTTYTQNFDTLPAAKDGVWESGASYMEGWYVQRTKAGNALVVSPGNLISGNLYSFGATGSAERALGAQSSLLMGEFAWGLLLQNNTGSTINFIDISFYGEQWRISNKTAGEHKTTFHYAVSSDKTSFQLSPKADAAWTPFPDLDFRGPHFHTEGKALNGNAAANRRYLSAVLAVNIPSGHYLMLRWKDADELEADHGLAIDDFSLTWTMEDADGPAVVLPVELAHFTAFSKGAAVELQWRTASEDRNDYFMLERSADGQAFGEIGKADGKGTTAIETVYTYTDEHPLAGTSYYRLKQVDEDGSHTYSSVVAVARGGVASASRVYPTVATDYLQLDLAPESNFKAALVLDMTGRQLTHKPLDNGLRQLSLDVRGLNMGTYILVLLDEEGQRQATRFLKR; from the coding sequence ATGAACAAACTTTTAACACGCATTGCGCATGCCTGTGTGGCTGCTTGGTGCCTGAATGTAGTGCTATTTTCAGCGCCAGCAGCAGCTCAGGTCAGTATGGGTCGCGACACCACCACCTACACGCAGAATTTCGACACCTTGCCCGCAGCGAAAGACGGTGTCTGGGAGAGCGGTGCCAGCTATATGGAGGGTTGGTATGTGCAACGGACGAAAGCAGGGAACGCGCTTGTGGTAAGCCCCGGCAACCTCATATCGGGCAACCTGTACAGCTTTGGCGCCACTGGGTCTGCAGAGCGCGCCCTGGGTGCCCAGAGTTCACTGCTGATGGGGGAGTTTGCCTGGGGCCTGCTCCTGCAGAACAACACGGGGAGTACAATCAACTTTATTGATATCAGTTTTTACGGAGAGCAGTGGCGCATCTCTAACAAGACCGCCGGGGAACACAAAACAACTTTCCACTATGCTGTCAGCAGCGATAAGACAAGCTTTCAGCTGTCGCCCAAGGCCGATGCCGCCTGGACACCCTTCCCCGACCTGGACTTCAGAGGCCCCCACTTCCATACCGAAGGGAAGGCGCTGAACGGGAACGCAGCCGCCAACCGCAGATACCTGTCGGCTGTGCTGGCAGTGAACATACCCAGCGGGCACTACCTGATGCTGCGCTGGAAAGATGCAGATGAACTGGAGGCGGACCACGGCCTGGCCATTGATGATTTCAGCCTGACCTGGACGATGGAAGACGCCGATGGGCCTGCTGTGGTGTTGCCCGTCGAGTTGGCGCATTTCACCGCATTCAGCAAAGGGGCCGCGGTGGAGCTGCAGTGGCGCACCGCCTCCGAAGACCGGAACGATTATTTCATGTTAGAGCGCAGCGCCGATGGCCAGGCTTTCGGGGAGATTGGCAAAGCTGACGGAAAGGGCACCACGGCGATTGAAACCGTTTACACTTACACAGACGAGCATCCGCTTGCCGGCACCTCCTACTACCGCCTGAAACAGGTGGACGAGGACGGCAGCCACACTTACTCTTCAGTAGTGGCTGTAGCCAGGGGCGGGGTTGCTTCAGCCTCCAGGGTATATCCCACCGTCGCCACAGATTACCTGCAGCTTGATCTGGCGCCGGAAAGCAATTTCAAAGCCGCGCTTGTGCTGGACATGACGGGAAGGCAGTTGACTCATAAACCTCTTGATAATGGACTAAGGCAGCTTAGTCTGGATGTCCGCGGGCTGAATATGGGAACATATATATTGGTGCTGCTGGATGAAGAGGGCCAGCGGCAGGCAACGCGCTTCCTGAAAAGGTAA
- the mce gene encoding methylmalonyl-CoA epimerase, with protein sequence MRNVEHIGIAVKDFSQANALYFQLLGVEPYKTEFVPSENVNTSFFRVGGTKIELLEGTTEDSAINRYIQKRGEGIHHIAFEVEDIYKEMARLKQEGFTLLSDTPKKGADNKLVCFVHPRSANGVLIELTQEIY encoded by the coding sequence ATGCGTAACGTAGAACATATAGGGATAGCAGTGAAAGACTTTAGCCAGGCGAACGCCCTATACTTCCAGCTTCTGGGAGTAGAACCGTATAAGACGGAGTTTGTTCCTTCCGAGAATGTGAACACCTCTTTCTTCAGGGTTGGCGGCACCAAAATAGAACTGCTGGAAGGGACGACCGAGGATAGCGCCATCAACAGGTATATCCAGAAGCGCGGCGAGGGAATCCACCATATCGCTTTTGAAGTAGAGGATATATATAAGGAAATGGCGCGGCTGAAGCAGGAAGGTTTCACGCTGCTAAGCGACACACCCAAGAAGGGCGCCGACAACAAACTGGTGTGTTTCGTGCATCCCAGGAGCGCCAACGGCGTGCTGATAGAACTGACGCAGGAGATTTATTGA